Proteins encoded together in one Nitrospirae bacterium YQR-1 window:
- a CDS encoding nitrite reductase: MVKKSKSLLVLLVLAILVSSGAYAEDKKTTTADKKATADKKATADKKATPEKKPPPPITAAEMTKATGIYFDRCAGCHGMLRKGATGSALTPDKMENIGTENLKLILTNGLPGGMPDWGKQGVMPPEEIDLVARYIQHEPPSPAEMSLEQMKSSRKVHLQPDSRPKAPEHNRDWQNFMGIILRDTGKVAIVDGDTKELVNIVDTGFAVHILRSSASGRYFYSIGRDGKTTLIDLWLKKPDKVAEVKTCYDARSVDTSKYKGTAGDFIDKLAIVGCYWPPSFVVLDGETLEPLKIVNTSSYTYDTNEFLREARVASIVASTHDPLWVVNIKETGQTWLVDYSDLKNLKLAAIDTERFLHDGGWDSTQRYFLVAANMKNTVVVVDTIDKKLVAKVETGVKPHPGRGANIKHSELGPIWCTGHLGDNTIACIGTDPVNHKNNAWKVVKKIKLPGEGGGNLFVKTHPKSDYMWADRPLNPDAKLQRSVFVVDKKTLEVVKTIEMPDKYKGRAVHFEFNKAGDEIWVSVWGKKADTTALLVYDAKTFAIKNEITGDWVRTPTGHFNVYNTKDDIY; encoded by the coding sequence ATGGTGAAAAAAAGTAAAAGTCTTTTAGTATTGTTAGTGCTGGCGATATTAGTGTCCTCAGGGGCATATGCTGAGGACAAAAAAACCACAACGGCAGATAAGAAAGCCACCGCAGATAAGAAAGCCACTGCGGATAAGAAAGCTACACCAGAGAAAAAGCCGCCTCCCCCAATAACAGCGGCTGAGATGACAAAAGCGACAGGGATTTATTTTGACAGATGTGCAGGTTGTCACGGTATGTTAAGAAAGGGAGCTACAGGTTCTGCTCTTACGCCCGACAAAATGGAAAACATCGGAACTGAAAATCTGAAGTTAATCCTGACAAACGGATTACCCGGCGGTATGCCCGACTGGGGTAAACAAGGTGTTATGCCTCCTGAGGAAATTGATCTGGTAGCTCGTTATATTCAACATGAGCCACCGTCACCTGCTGAGATGTCTTTAGAGCAGATGAAGAGCTCAAGAAAGGTGCATTTGCAGCCTGACAGCAGGCCAAAGGCGCCGGAGCATAATCGTGACTGGCAAAACTTCATGGGTATCATCTTAAGAGATACCGGAAAGGTTGCCATTGTGGACGGTGATACCAAAGAACTCGTAAATATTGTAGATACCGGATTTGCCGTGCACATACTAAGATCCAGCGCATCCGGCAGATATTTCTACTCTATCGGAAGAGATGGAAAAACTACGCTCATCGACCTGTGGCTGAAAAAACCTGATAAGGTGGCGGAGGTAAAAACATGCTATGACGCAAGAAGCGTTGACACAAGCAAATACAAGGGAACAGCCGGCGACTTTATTGATAAGCTGGCTATTGTAGGCTGCTACTGGCCGCCAAGTTTTGTCGTGCTTGACGGTGAGACACTTGAGCCTTTGAAAATAGTAAACACCAGCAGCTACACCTATGATACCAACGAGTTTTTAAGAGAAGCGAGAGTTGCTTCCATCGTTGCATCCACGCATGATCCTCTTTGGGTAGTCAATATAAAAGAAACCGGACAGACATGGCTGGTGGATTACTCTGACCTTAAAAACCTCAAGCTTGCCGCCATTGACACGGAGAGATTCCTTCATGACGGTGGATGGGATTCAACGCAAAGGTATTTCCTTGTCGCTGCAAATATGAAAAACACTGTTGTTGTTGTAGATACTATCGATAAAAAGCTTGTAGCGAAAGTAGAGACCGGTGTGAAGCCGCACCCTGGACGCGGAGCAAATATCAAACATTCCGAATTAGGTCCGATATGGTGTACAGGCCACCTTGGCGACAACACAATAGCATGTATTGGCACAGACCCTGTAAACCATAAAAACAATGCATGGAAAGTCGTAAAGAAAATCAAACTGCCTGGCGAGGGCGGCGGTAATCTCTTTGTCAAAACACATCCTAAATCTGACTATATGTGGGCTGACAGACCGTTAAATCCTGATGCTAAGCTCCAGAGATCCGTATTTGTAGTTGACAAAAAGACACTTGAGGTTGTAAAAACAATCGAAATGCCTGATAAGTATAAGGGCAGGGCGGTACACTTTGAGTTTAACAAAGCCGGAGACGAGATTTGGGTATCCGTTTGGGGTAAAAAGGCCGATACAACAGCTCTGTTGGTTTATGACGCAAAAACATTTGCTATCAAAAACGAAATCACAGGCGACTGGGTAAGGACTCCTACCGGACACTTTAATGTTTACAATACAAAAGATGACATCTATTAA
- a CDS encoding type II secretion system F family protein yields MAEVKVAGQPKKKGFSMGGSVSDKDLVVFTRQFSTMIDAGLPLVQALDILSEQSENPFFKNIIREMKLEVEGGATFSDALKKHPKVFDELYANMVQAGETGGILDTVLQRLADYIEKSMRLKKKVKGAMTYPIVIISIAVICIGVIMVFVVPTFAKMFATLGGTLPAPTRVIIALSGFIAGWGGVMIVVVVVAAVFVYKQIRSTDKGKYVTDQILLKLPIFGILIRKVAVAKFTRTLGTLISSGVPILEGLENTAKTSGNKVVERTIYTVRSAVTEGLALSDPLSKAGVFPPMVTSMIAIGESTGALDAMLSKIADFYDEEVDNTVSNLTALMEPLMIVFLGGTVGFTVVAMYLPIFKMVTLIK; encoded by the coding sequence ATGGCGGAAGTAAAGGTGGCAGGGCAGCCTAAGAAAAAAGGTTTTTCAATGGGAGGCTCTGTAAGTGATAAAGACTTAGTGGTTTTTACACGCCAGTTTTCAACAATGATTGATGCAGGACTTCCACTTGTGCAGGCACTGGATATACTGTCTGAGCAATCGGAAAATCCTTTCTTCAAGAATATTATACGTGAAATGAAATTAGAAGTGGAAGGGGGTGCGACATTTTCCGATGCTTTAAAAAAGCACCCTAAGGTATTTGACGAACTTTATGCCAACATGGTTCAGGCGGGTGAAACGGGCGGTATTCTTGATACCGTGCTCCAGAGACTGGCAGATTATATAGAAAAATCCATGAGGCTTAAAAAGAAAGTAAAAGGGGCTATGACTTACCCGATTGTTATTATCTCAATAGCGGTTATCTGTATAGGCGTTATTATGGTATTTGTCGTACCGACATTTGCCAAGATGTTTGCCACACTTGGAGGTACGCTACCTGCCCCGACAAGGGTGATTATAGCACTGAGTGGTTTTATAGCGGGCTGGGGCGGCGTAATGATTGTTGTAGTTGTGGTGGCTGCCGTGTTTGTTTATAAACAGATTCGCAGTACCGATAAGGGAAAATACGTTACGGATCAGATATTATTGAAATTGCCCATATTTGGCATTCTTATAAGGAAGGTGGCTGTTGCTAAATTTACAAGAACCCTTGGCACGCTAATCTCAAGCGGTGTGCCTATTTTGGAGGGGCTTGAAAATACCGCAAAAACCTCCGGCAACAAAGTTGTAGAAAGAACAATATACACGGTAAGGAGCGCGGTAACGGAGGGGTTGGCGTTATCTGACCCACTAAGTAAAGCTGGAGTTTTTCCACCCATGGTTACCAGTATGATAGCAATAGGAGAGTCAACCGGAGCTTTGGATGCTATGTTGTCTAAAATAGCGGATTTTTATGATGAAGAGGTTGACAACACAGTTTCAAACCTGACAGCTCTTATGGAACCTCTGATGATTGTTTTTCTTGGCGGAACTGTAGGTTTTACCGTTGTTGCCATGTATTTGCCCATCTTCAAGATGGTCACGCTCATTAAGTAA
- a CDS encoding MerR family transcriptional regulator → MKKLETKKNSPLHKNDLPLYAIGVAAELVGITDQTLRLYERHGLIKPARRNKNRYYSENDVKWLHCIRDLIHQRKISIEGLKLLLDYAPCWEITSCPEQKKSICSAFVDKSMSCWELSKKRCIKENGVNCEDCIVYLKNFKKP, encoded by the coding sequence ATGAAAAAACTGGAAACAAAAAAGAATTCACCTTTGCACAAAAATGATTTACCCCTCTATGCAATCGGAGTGGCTGCCGAGTTGGTAGGCATAACCGATCAGACACTGAGATTGTACGAAAGACACGGGCTTATCAAACCGGCAAGAAGAAATAAAAACAGATATTACTCGGAAAATGACGTTAAGTGGTTGCATTGCATAAGAGACCTGATTCACCAGAGAAAGATAAGTATTGAAGGTTTAAAGCTCCTTCTGGACTATGCTCCATGCTGGGAGATAACAAGCTGTCCTGAGCAAAAGAAAAGTATTTGTTCAGCTTTTGTTGATAAGTCTATGTCATGCTGGGAGTTAAGCAAAAAGAGATGTATCAAGGAAAACGGGGTAAATTGCGAGGATTGTATAGTTTACTTAAAAAACTTCAAAAAACCTTAA
- a CDS encoding serine/threonine-protein kinase, whose product MVRTKITKLGKYEVKEEIGRGSMGVVYRGFDPFLDREVALKVALSEMMQDKEYSQRYSRMFFNEARVAGMLDHPNIVHVYDAGMEGSYSYLVMEYIKGGKTLRDFSKLPSLLPQEKVLAIIFKCCKALDYAHALGVIHRDIKPSNIMLTKDMEVKLGDFSVAQIVKGDETQVTGFLGSPLYMSPEQVKEEELTNRTDLYSVGVVLFELLAGVPPFSGDNVSSLIYKIITEDPIQIRQIRPEIPETVANIIKKALSRNPDDRYQRGLDFAADISHAYRTLKHSGQGIKEQEKFEKLKKLEFFKDFYNSELWEVIKASDWVEYEQQQRIITEGDIDESFYIIVSGEVSVLKGDKVLVNLKVGDCFGEMGYLSKSRRTADIISSTQVSLLKVNGTLIDKASVHCQLRFNKVFLRTLIERLTRTSEELARDRLKRSLESV is encoded by the coding sequence TTGGTACGTACTAAGATAACTAAACTTGGCAAGTATGAAGTAAAGGAAGAGATAGGCCGTGGCAGCATGGGGGTGGTTTACAGGGGGTTTGACCCGTTTTTAGACAGGGAGGTAGCCCTGAAAGTGGCGCTGTCTGAGATGATGCAGGATAAGGAGTACTCCCAGAGGTATAGCAGGATGTTTTTTAATGAGGCCCGGGTTGCCGGTATGCTTGACCACCCAAACATAGTCCACGTTTATGATGCAGGAATGGAGGGCAGCTATAGCTATCTTGTTATGGAATATATAAAGGGTGGGAAGACCCTGAGGGATTTCTCTAAGCTCCCCAGCCTTCTGCCACAGGAGAAAGTACTTGCTATAATATTTAAATGCTGTAAGGCACTTGATTATGCCCATGCACTTGGTGTTATTCACAGAGATATAAAACCGAGCAACATAATGCTTACAAAGGACATGGAAGTAAAGTTGGGGGATTTCAGTGTGGCTCAGATAGTAAAGGGTGATGAGACTCAGGTAACGGGTTTTCTTGGCTCTCCGCTTTATATGTCTCCGGAGCAGGTGAAGGAAGAGGAGCTGACAAACCGCACTGATTTGTACTCTGTAGGGGTGGTTTTGTTTGAGCTCTTAGCAGGGGTACCTCCATTTAGCGGCGACAATGTATCCAGCCTCATATATAAAATAATAACTGAGGACCCTATACAGATACGGCAGATACGGCCGGAGATACCGGAGACGGTTGCAAATATCATTAAAAAGGCGCTAAGCAGAAATCCGGATGACCGGTACCAGAGAGGGCTTGATTTTGCCGCAGATATAAGCCATGCCTACAGAACTCTGAAGCACTCCGGACAAGGAATTAAAGAGCAGGAGAAGTTTGAAAAACTTAAAAAACTGGAATTCTTTAAAGATTTTTACAATTCTGAATTGTGGGAAGTTATAAAAGCCTCCGACTGGGTAGAGTATGAACAGCAACAGAGGATAATAACGGAGGGAGATATAGATGAATCCTTCTACATAATAGTCTCCGGAGAGGTATCGGTGTTGAAAGGAGACAAAGTTTTGGTTAACCTCAAAGTTGGAGATTGTTTCGGAGAGATGGGGTATCTATCAAAATCCCGCAGGACAGCGGATATCATATCCTCCACACAAGTATCTCTTCTTAAAGTAAACGGCACACTGATAGACAAGGCCTCAGTGCATTGTCAGCTCAGATTCAATAAGGTTTTTTTAAGGACACTGATAGAGCGCCTGACAAGGACATCCGAGGAGCTTGCAAGGGATCGCTTAAAGCGCTCCTTAGAAAGTGTGTGA
- a CDS encoding ATP-binding protein — translation MIGEIRKVRALILLRVFITYLLLASFFLYGGKFAIFPYPVLLSNLAVFIFILTILYLLILKRLQKTRDVETGDRFYLFTYFQIVFDIFLILFLIIITGGIDSWFSFLLLVNVISAGVTLGRPPIMVTASLNSIGYGVLIGLQFYRVLKVPYSPVLIGQDFFYNIFANITALFLTAYLSRHLLIRLEKTSSTLKQAENDFQDLYSFHLEVIENIPAGLIYTDKIGNIVLFNRPAEKITGISRKTATEKTLEDIFKFVPVPISNGIFKGTITDYSDESEKIIEMKISSHINTSDRLMGFVIAFEDQTRITELQRDMKEKEKLAAIGELSANIAHEIRNPLAALRSSVEMLREDSLSGRLKPERTTRIMDIAIKEMDRLNKIITDFLIYSSPKPPNLAMAELNKVLRESVDMLRTSVITYVEGGRQISINYDEPERVFLILCDEDKIKQVFLNLGINALQSLVNGGQLNISVKSAGSFIKITFNDTGTGIESDVLKKIFYPFYTTKRGGSGLGLAIVYRIIEEHSGKIKVVSIPQKGTTFDIFLPGG, via the coding sequence TTGATTGGTGAGATAAGAAAAGTCAGGGCACTGATACTTCTCAGGGTCTTTATCACTTATCTTTTGCTTGCATCGTTTTTCCTCTATGGCGGGAAGTTTGCCATTTTTCCATATCCTGTTTTGCTTTCCAACCTTGCAGTGTTCATATTCATTCTGACAATTCTTTATCTACTTATACTCAAGAGGCTTCAAAAGACCCGCGATGTTGAAACAGGCGACAGGTTTTACTTGTTTACTTATTTTCAGATTGTGTTTGATATCTTTTTAATTCTTTTTCTAATTATCATAACAGGGGGGATAGACAGCTGGTTTTCCTTTCTTTTGCTTGTAAATGTAATATCGGCAGGTGTAACGCTTGGCCGGCCTCCAATTATGGTAACGGCATCTTTAAACTCAATCGGCTATGGTGTGCTTATCGGGCTGCAATTTTACCGGGTACTAAAAGTTCCATACTCACCTGTATTAATTGGCCAGGATTTCTTTTATAACATCTTTGCTAATATAACGGCTCTCTTTCTTACCGCCTACTTGAGCCGTCACCTTCTTATCAGGCTTGAAAAAACCTCCAGTACTCTTAAACAAGCTGAAAACGATTTTCAGGACCTCTATTCCTTTCATCTGGAGGTTATAGAAAACATACCGGCAGGGTTAATTTACACAGACAAGATAGGCAATATAGTACTCTTTAACAGGCCTGCCGAAAAAATCACCGGCATTTCAAGAAAAACGGCAACTGAGAAAACGTTGGAAGATATTTTTAAGTTTGTGCCTGTTCCAATCTCCAACGGAATTTTTAAGGGTACAATTACAGATTACAGTGATGAGAGCGAGAAAATTATAGAAATGAAGATATCCTCACACATAAATACTTCCGACCGGCTTATGGGGTTTGTTATAGCCTTTGAGGATCAAACAAGGATAACCGAGCTGCAGAGGGATATGAAAGAAAAGGAAAAACTGGCGGCCATTGGAGAGCTTTCTGCAAACATTGCCCATGAGATAAGAAACCCCCTGGCGGCATTAAGAAGCTCAGTTGAAATGCTCCGTGAAGACAGTCTCTCCGGCAGGCTTAAACCTGAGCGTACAACTCGTATTATGGACATCGCCATTAAGGAAATGGATAGACTCAATAAGATTATCACGGATTTTCTTATATACTCAAGCCCCAAACCTCCAAATCTGGCCATGGCGGAGTTAAACAAGGTGCTGCGTGAGAGTGTGGACATGCTGCGTACCTCAGTAATAACGTATGTAGAGGGTGGCAGGCAGATAAGCATTAACTATGACGAGCCGGAGAGGGTATTTCTAATCCTTTGTGATGAGGATAAAATTAAGCAGGTGTTTTTGAATCTCGGGATAAATGCCCTCCAATCGCTGGTAAACGGCGGGCAACTTAATATTTCAGTCAAATCCGCCGGAAGTTTTATTAAAATAACCTTTAATGACACAGGAACAGGGATAGAAAGTGATGTTTTAAAAAAGATATTTTATCCATTTTATACAACAAAAAGAGGGGGGTCGGGCCTAGGCCTTGCCATAGTGTACAGAATAATAGAGGAGCACTCGGGGAAAATAAAGGTAGTAAGTATTCCCCAAAAAGGTACCACGTTTGACATCTTTTTGCCTGGAGGCTGA
- a CDS encoding sigma-54 dependent transcriptional regulator, translating into MEFGKILIVEDERSMNEILRMLLEGEGYEVFSAYDGKEGLEAVKKDIFDIVLTDIKMPLQTGFEVLKGVKEQSPETIVIMITAFGTTEDAIEAMKAGAYDYINKPFKIDEIRLIIKKALEKRRLSREVKNLKDQLEGSYRFENIVGKSKSMKDLLMAVPRVADSNSNVLLTGETGCGKELLAHAIHKLSKRCANDFVAINCAALPEGLLESELFGHMRGSFTGASSNKEGLFEVANAGTIFLDEIGDMPLSLQAKLLRVLEDGTFRRIGGTKDLTTDVRVISATNKILKDESTAGRFRSDLYYRLNVIPLHIPPLRSRRDDIPILIDHFLEKNNITGRKFSNSAVDALMKYSWPGNVRELENIIDRVLTFSEAETITEDELPAELKEQAISIEFPQEGVFLDDILMDTEKLYLKKSLEIAHGNKTDAAKYLNISFRQFRHRLKKYGIE; encoded by the coding sequence ATGGAATTTGGGAAAATCCTAATAGTAGAAGATGAAAGGAGCATGAATGAAATCCTGAGAATGCTTTTAGAGGGTGAGGGATATGAGGTGTTCTCCGCTTATGACGGTAAGGAGGGGTTGGAAGCTGTAAAGAAAGACATATTTGACATAGTGTTGACAGATATAAAAATGCCGCTGCAAACTGGATTTGAGGTTTTAAAAGGAGTGAAAGAGCAGTCTCCCGAGACAATTGTAATAATGATAACAGCTTTTGGAACAACCGAGGATGCCATAGAGGCGATGAAAGCCGGAGCTTACGACTATATAAATAAACCATTTAAGATAGACGAAATACGGTTAATAATAAAAAAAGCTCTTGAAAAAAGGCGGTTGAGCAGGGAAGTAAAAAACTTGAAAGACCAACTGGAGGGCAGCTACCGGTTTGAAAATATAGTGGGCAAGAGTAAGAGTATGAAGGACCTTCTGATGGCGGTTCCGAGGGTGGCCGATAGCAACTCAAATGTGTTATTAACAGGTGAGACCGGATGCGGTAAGGAGCTGCTTGCCCATGCCATTCACAAGCTAAGCAAACGGTGTGCAAATGATTTTGTGGCGATAAACTGTGCAGCCCTGCCCGAGGGTCTATTAGAGAGTGAACTTTTTGGCCACATGAGGGGCTCTTTTACAGGGGCCTCCTCAAACAAAGAGGGGCTTTTTGAAGTGGCAAATGCAGGCACCATCTTTTTGGATGAAATCGGAGATATGCCCCTTTCACTACAGGCAAAGCTGCTTCGGGTGCTTGAGGATGGCACTTTCAGAAGAATCGGCGGAACTAAAGACCTTACGACTGATGTCAGAGTAATATCGGCAACAAACAAAATTCTTAAAGATGAATCCACTGCAGGTAGATTCAGAAGTGATCTCTATTACAGGTTAAACGTTATTCCACTTCACATTCCTCCTTTGAGAAGCAGAAGGGACGACATCCCTATACTCATTGATCACTTTCTGGAAAAAAACAACATAACCGGCAGAAAGTTTTCCAACAGTGCCGTAGATGCTCTTATGAAATACTCATGGCCGGGGAATGTCAGAGAGCTTGAAAACATCATAGACAGAGTGCTCACCTTCTCCGAGGCAGAAACAATTACAGAAGATGAACTCCCTGCAGAGCTCAAAGAGCAGGCTATTTCTATAGAGTTTCCGCAGGAAGGGGTTTTTCTTGATGACATATTGATGGATACAGAAAAGCTGTATCTCAAAAAATCCCTTGAGATAGCCCACGGAAACAAAACAGATGCGGCTAAATATCTTAACATATCGTTTCGACAATTCAGGCACAGACTTAAGAAATACGGCATTGAATGA
- a CDS encoding nitrite reductase, whose protein sequence is MFFKYFVAVVIVIVLLPVSALCGDGEEYNKYCSQCHGADRLGKTASPLLPPLLKKYSDQALTKVIREGLPATQMPSFPDTSDAEVKNIISFVRSPATVKWDKSDILQSITLNKTEINPVSIEQFKKIVDKKNITAVVERGRNKVWIMYNDRAFDWFDFQNVHGGGKFSTDGKMFFIPSRDGWIGKYNLTDERYYGKVRACVNLRNISLSRDGKYILAACLMPQQIEILSAADLSPVKTLEVPGRINAIYETYSDDKALFTINEKPLIGKLNTIDFKIDYTTVECTFDDFFIDPLERYVVGTSRGKKLVIVYDLHTEKEVYRREMESMPHLAPAAFWYSGGDFYFATPHISKPTISVWKMYNWDMVKEIEIGGEGFFVKTTPKTPYLWIDNGSDKLVLLNKKDFSMREITPLKGKKATHTEFTGDGSIAMVSVFDPDGELVFYDSATLKELKRVKAVLPVGKYNFVHKSRSYEKFQLGQEVFNVKCWGCHHTTREAFGPSFKWIVNNRDEGKIVAHIVDPEKSAKEQYSKTSAMPHLNLKKEELEVILRFMYEFKDN, encoded by the coding sequence ATGTTTTTTAAGTACTTTGTAGCAGTAGTGATAGTTATAGTGCTCCTTCCCGTTTCAGCATTGTGTGGAGACGGGGAGGAGTACAACAAATATTGTTCACAATGTCATGGAGCGGACAGGCTGGGAAAAACAGCCTCTCCGCTTCTTCCACCTCTTCTTAAGAAGTACTCCGACCAGGCTCTTACAAAAGTCATAAGGGAAGGATTGCCCGCAACTCAGATGCCCTCGTTTCCGGATACCTCGGATGCTGAGGTAAAAAATATAATTTCTTTTGTCAGATCCCCGGCAACGGTAAAGTGGGACAAGAGTGATATTTTACAAAGCATAACACTTAACAAAACTGAAATAAACCCGGTCAGTATCGAGCAGTTTAAGAAAATTGTTGACAAAAAAAACATAACCGCTGTTGTTGAAAGAGGTAGGAATAAAGTATGGATAATGTATAACGACAGGGCTTTTGACTGGTTTGATTTCCAAAACGTCCACGGTGGCGGGAAGTTTTCAACAGATGGAAAAATGTTTTTTATTCCCTCAAGAGACGGCTGGATAGGCAAGTATAACCTTACTGATGAGCGCTACTACGGCAAGGTAAGAGCCTGTGTGAATCTTAGAAATATAAGTCTCTCAAGAGATGGTAAATATATATTGGCGGCGTGCCTTATGCCGCAGCAAATAGAAATTTTATCGGCGGCCGACCTGAGTCCGGTTAAGACCCTGGAGGTTCCAGGACGCATTAACGCTATCTATGAAACGTATAGTGACGATAAGGCTCTGTTTACAATAAACGAAAAGCCGCTAATCGGCAAATTAAACACAATTGATTTTAAGATAGACTACACTACAGTTGAATGTACTTTCGATGATTTCTTTATAGATCCTCTAGAGCGGTATGTAGTTGGTACCTCACGAGGTAAAAAGCTGGTAATAGTTTATGATCTTCATACGGAAAAAGAAGTTTATAGAAGAGAGATGGAGAGTATGCCCCACCTTGCGCCTGCCGCTTTTTGGTATAGCGGCGGGGATTTTTATTTTGCGACTCCTCACATAAGTAAACCCACCATATCAGTATGGAAAATGTATAACTGGGATATGGTTAAAGAGATAGAAATCGGGGGTGAGGGGTTTTTTGTAAAGACAACGCCTAAAACTCCTTATTTATGGATAGACAATGGGTCGGATAAACTGGTCTTATTAAATAAAAAAGACTTCAGTATGAGGGAAATAACGCCACTTAAGGGCAAAAAGGCAACGCATACGGAGTTTACCGGCGATGGCTCTATTGCTATGGTTAGCGTGTTTGACCCTGATGGTGAATTGGTGTTTTATGACTCGGCAACTTTAAAAGAGCTAAAGAGGGTTAAGGCCGTTTTGCCGGTTGGGAAATACAATTTTGTGCATAAATCCCGCTCATATGAGAAGTTTCAACTTGGACAGGAGGTATTTAATGTAAAGTGCTGGGGCTGCCACCACACGACCCGTGAGGCCTTCGGTCCCTCTTTCAAGTGGATTGTAAATAACAGAGATGAAGGTAAAATTGTTGCCCACATAGTTGACCCTGAAAAGTCTGCAAAAGAGCAGTACAGTAAAACCTCGGCAATGCCTCACCTTAACTTGAAAAAGGAAGAGTTGGAAGTGATTTTAAGATTTATGTATGAGTTTAAGGATAACTAA
- a CDS encoding radical SAM protein, with translation MLRLSEFLHDSSSGKLYKEMKGIVCIWNLTNKCNLTCKHCYSSANEELQSTMSIETIAGVLPQLKESGVKMVILSGGEPLLRQDIFDIAGIMRKSGLNLTLSTNGLLINENIIDKIKDSFQYVGISIDGEPGVHDHFRGRFGAYDSSIRAIGLCMEAGINVGVRFTLSNLTYRSLPHIFRLVEEMKIPKLYISHIVTSGRGKDLMLPKRQEYLSSVRLTINKTIEYFKEGGITKIVTGNNDSEAVVFLNTVQEQLPEVYPILLQSLTHWGGNQAGVKLMNINHRGEVRPDPFFVHNCGNLHENSLTSIWNSNGLLTMLREKPRKVKGKCMNCEYLAICNGNCRARAYAFYGTYDAEDPGCLI, from the coding sequence ATGCTTCGGCTTTCAGAGTTTCTTCACGACTCCTCATCAGGAAAACTTTATAAGGAAATGAAGGGTATTGTTTGCATCTGGAATCTGACTAATAAGTGTAATCTTACATGCAAGCACTGTTACTCAAGTGCTAATGAGGAACTTCAAAGCACAATGAGTATTGAAACAATAGCCGGTGTGTTGCCGCAACTAAAAGAGTCAGGTGTAAAAATGGTAATTCTCTCCGGTGGGGAGCCCCTCCTCAGACAGGATATTTTCGATATTGCCGGTATCATGAGAAAGAGCGGTTTGAATCTGACACTTTCAACTAACGGCTTATTAATAAACGAAAATATAATTGATAAGATAAAGGACTCCTTTCAGTATGTCGGGATAAGCATTGACGGAGAGCCCGGAGTGCACGACCACTTTCGTGGTAGATTCGGTGCATACGACAGCTCTATACGGGCTATAGGGCTTTGCATGGAGGCCGGAATTAACGTCGGGGTCAGATTTACTCTTTCAAATCTTACTTATAGAAGTCTGCCTCACATATTCAGACTTGTTGAGGAAATGAAAATTCCAAAACTCTACATATCACACATAGTCACATCAGGGCGTGGCAAAGACCTGATGTTACCAAAACGGCAGGAGTATTTGTCCTCGGTTAGATTGACAATTAATAAAACAATTGAGTATTTTAAAGAGGGTGGCATAACAAAAATAGTTACCGGCAACAATGACTCCGAGGCTGTGGTGTTTCTAAACACTGTACAGGAGCAGCTGCCGGAGGTTTATCCAATCCTTTTGCAGAGCTTAACACATTGGGGTGGAAACCAGGCAGGAGTGAAACTTATGAATATAAACCACAGGGGTGAGGTAAGGCCGGATCCGTTTTTTGTACATAACTGCGGCAATCTGCACGAAAACTCATTAACTTCAATCTGGAACTCCAACGGCTTATTAACCATGCTCAGAGAAAAGCCAAGGAAGGTTAAAGGTAAATGTATGAATTGTGAGTATTTGGCGATTTGTAACGGTAACTGCAGGGCGCGGGCTTATGCCTTTTATGGAACTTAT